A single region of the Thermoanaerobacterium aotearoense genome encodes:
- a CDS encoding carbohydrate ABC transporter permease, which translates to MYKSYVYKSEIMMPTSNKLKRNISGWLIMIPSLFLFGFFVWGPLLESIYLSFYSSNGMRIEKFVGLSNYMSVLEYPDFKAALINTFTYTLWSLVIGFLVPIIMAIILNEVIHLKGFFRVATYLPNVIPGLAIAMMWTFIFRPSNSGLLNIILKIFGIGPQMWLSNPKWTIPLIVFTMTWRGAGATALIYLAGLQGIDSELYEAAAIDGANIWKRLINITIPNIYNLARTLLVLQILSVFQVLYEPLVMTNGGPNNASLSLMQLVYRYAFEKFDYPKAASVSVVIGVLLIIITALYNLIIKEKDM; encoded by the coding sequence ATGTACAAGTCATATGTTTATAAAAGTGAAATTATGATGCCAACGTCAAACAAACTTAAAAGAAATATTTCTGGATGGTTGATTATGATTCCTAGTTTGTTTTTGTTTGGGTTTTTTGTATGGGGTCCATTATTGGAAAGTATTTATTTATCTTTTTATTCATCTAATGGCATGCGAATTGAAAAATTTGTTGGATTAAGTAATTATATGAGTGTTTTAGAATATCCAGATTTCAAAGCTGCTTTAATAAATACTTTTACCTATACTTTATGGTCTCTTGTGATAGGTTTTTTAGTTCCAATTATAATGGCAATAATTTTAAATGAGGTTATACATTTGAAGGGATTTTTTAGAGTAGCGACGTATCTTCCTAATGTTATTCCCGGATTGGCAATTGCAATGATGTGGACTTTTATTTTTAGACCAAGCAATTCTGGATTGCTTAATATAATATTAAAAATATTTGGAATCGGACCTCAGATGTGGCTTTCAAATCCGAAATGGACAATTCCTTTAATTGTATTTACAATGACTTGGAGAGGAGCGGGTGCGACTGCACTTATTTATCTCGCAGGTTTACAAGGTATTGATTCAGAGCTTTATGAAGCTGCTGCAATTGATGGAGCAAATATTTGGAAACGGTTAATCAATATAACCATTCCCAACATATATAATTTGGCACGTACTTTATTGGTGCTTCAAATATTATCTGTATTTCAAGTATTATATGAACCATTGGTTATGACAAATGGAGGACCTAATAATGCTTCTTTATCTCTTATGCAATTAGTTTATAGGTATGCTTTTGAAAAGTTTGATTATCCAAAAGCCGCATCTGTTTCGGTTGTAATAGGTGTATTACTTATAATTATTACAGCTTTATATAATTTAATTATTAAAGAAAAAGATATGTAG
- the ypeB gene encoding germination protein YpeB, with amino-acid sequence MKRISTVVMLLLLLVVGAWGYNQYMQKVTYHRYLQAQYDRSFYQLVNSIENIETSTGKLMVSSQENTTIPILSDVWRQAFEAQENLSQLPISQPELDNTSKFLSQIGDYSYSLSKNVADGKKLTDKDLKTISELHNYAVYLGKSLQDLRSKIQGGYDLDNLNKKGTQKMSQIDSKILNVNMNTVNQQMSNYPTLIYDGPFSESQAKLTPKGLTGSNVSYDNAVSIAKRFLGRPISSAIKYSPNNGKIDAYGVELKPTQNAPSIYVNVSKKGGHVIWLMDQRAVSKVNISETQALNYAMKFLKSHGFSNMENTYSIKANGTVQFNFTPVQDNVRIYPDIVKVKIALDNGDVVGFDATSYYMSHVDRKIEKPKLTESEAQSKVSKNLKIESSRLCIIPLDGGKEVLAYEFKGTYSGDTFYVYINAENGVEEKILKVIKTNQGNLTM; translated from the coding sequence ATGAAGAGAATATCGACAGTTGTGATGCTTCTTTTGCTTTTAGTCGTAGGTGCATGGGGGTACAACCAATACATGCAAAAAGTAACATACCATAGATATTTGCAGGCACAATACGATAGATCTTTTTATCAGCTTGTAAACAGCATAGAAAACATAGAAACGTCAACAGGCAAGTTGATGGTTTCATCGCAAGAGAACACGACAATTCCCATTTTAAGCGATGTATGGAGACAGGCGTTTGAAGCGCAGGAGAACTTAAGCCAGCTTCCTATAAGTCAGCCTGAATTAGACAACACTTCAAAATTTTTATCTCAAATCGGCGATTATTCTTACAGCCTTTCAAAAAACGTCGCTGATGGTAAAAAATTGACAGACAAAGATTTAAAGACAATATCAGAGCTACATAATTACGCAGTGTATCTTGGGAAAAGTCTACAGGATTTAAGAAGCAAAATACAAGGCGGGTACGATTTAGACAACTTAAACAAAAAAGGTACTCAAAAGATGAGCCAGATAGACAGCAAAATACTAAATGTGAATATGAATACTGTAAATCAACAGATGTCTAACTATCCAACGCTTATATACGATGGACCCTTTTCTGAAAGCCAGGCAAAGCTGACGCCAAAAGGACTGACTGGCAGCAATGTCTCGTATGATAATGCAGTTTCAATAGCAAAAAGGTTTTTAGGAAGGCCAATATCGTCTGCAATTAAATACAGCCCTAACAATGGAAAGATAGATGCGTATGGAGTAGAATTAAAGCCAACTCAAAATGCTCCTTCTATTTACGTCAATGTAAGCAAGAAGGGTGGGCATGTAATATGGCTTATGGATCAAAGAGCAGTTTCTAAAGTGAATATATCAGAGACACAAGCATTAAATTACGCTATGAAATTTTTAAAATCGCACGGTTTCAGCAACATGGAAAATACTTACTCTATAAAGGCCAATGGAACAGTCCAATTTAATTTTACTCCTGTTCAGGATAACGTTCGAATCTATCCTGACATTGTAAAAGTAAAAATAGCATTGGACAATGGCGATGTAGTAGGTTTTGATGCCACATCATACTATATGTCACACGTTGACAGAAAAATAGAAAAGCCGAAGCTTACGGAGTCTGAAGCGCAAAGCAAGGTCAGCAAGAATTTAAAGATTGAAAGCAGCCGATTGTGCATAATACCGTTAGATGGTGGCAAAGAAGTTTTGGCTTATGAATTTAAGGGAACATACAGCGGCGATACATTTTACGTATACATCAACGCAGAAAATGGCGTCGAGGAGAAGATTTTGAAAGTCATAAAGACAAATCAAGGCAATTTGACGATGTAA
- a CDS encoding Ger(x)C family spore germination protein — protein MKKLIVTLILIIPLILTGCWDKVEIEDRAFVMAIGIDTSNQAKNYVVTFQFPNVKQVSSAAGGGGGGGGQPNFSISEIGDTVFSASRHVSTRLDKRLFLGHTKAVILGKDVVSNRDKFLEVLDTLDRSYELSRKLRLLVTDGKAQDILLKNYKFDPDIGAYIDDIFKQYNRTSIFPNIDYNKITKSLHDTNGNAIIPVISAGKDELKIAGSAIIKNYRLAGWMSDGENMGYMWLMGFVKGGDITFDMPTTDGKEVKVPFNITNTVMKRQVTEQNGKIIYKLKYDVEGEVTEYSFQKHGEMFDTNVLSTMEKKADGVIEKMINESLKKFQKDLKVDMIGVGDYIEKYNPSLWSKVGPTWNEKFPDVVVEPIVTAHIRRIGLFR, from the coding sequence ATGAAAAAACTCATTGTCACGTTGATACTGATTATACCGTTAATTTTGACTGGTTGTTGGGACAAGGTTGAGATTGAGGACAGAGCATTTGTGATGGCTATAGGGATTGACACGTCAAATCAAGCAAAAAATTACGTAGTGACTTTTCAATTTCCAAATGTAAAACAGGTGTCCAGTGCTGCAGGTGGCGGCGGTGGTGGAGGAGGACAGCCTAATTTCTCCATATCAGAAATTGGGGATACGGTCTTCTCTGCATCACGTCATGTAAGCACAAGACTTGATAAAAGGCTTTTTTTAGGCCATACGAAAGCTGTAATATTAGGCAAAGATGTAGTCAGCAATAGGGATAAATTCCTTGAAGTATTGGATACTTTGGATAGAAGCTATGAATTAAGCAGGAAGCTAAGGTTGCTTGTGACGGACGGCAAGGCACAGGATATACTGCTTAAAAATTATAAATTTGATCCGGATATTGGCGCGTATATAGACGATATATTCAAACAGTACAACAGGACGTCAATATTTCCTAATATAGATTACAATAAAATAACCAAATCGTTGCATGACACAAATGGAAATGCCATAATTCCAGTCATATCAGCGGGAAAAGATGAGCTAAAAATTGCTGGTTCTGCCATCATAAAAAACTATAGACTGGCAGGATGGATGTCAGATGGAGAAAACATGGGGTACATGTGGCTTATGGGCTTTGTCAAAGGTGGAGACATAACATTTGACATGCCTACAACAGATGGCAAGGAAGTAAAGGTGCCATTTAATATCACAAATACCGTTATGAAAAGACAGGTTACTGAGCAAAACGGGAAGATAATATACAAATTGAAATACGATGTGGAAGGAGAAGTGACTGAATACAGCTTTCAAAAACATGGGGAGATGTTTGACACAAATGTCTTAAGTACAATGGAGAAAAAAGCCGATGGCGTCATTGAAAAAATGATTAATGAATCACTTAAAAAATTCCAAAAGGATTTAAAAGTCGATATGATTGGCGTGGGAGATTACATTGAGAAGTACAATCCTTCGCTTTGGAGCAAGGTTGGACCTACTTGGAATGAAAAATTCCCTGATGTTGTGGTAGAGCCTATTGTGACTGCTCACATTAGAAGGATAGGCTTATTTAGATAA
- a CDS encoding ABC transporter substrate-binding protein, translated as MKKITRLLVILLALIFILTGCNTNSSINNSTNNKSEQAKKKVVLKLGIWPEDTLTNDIQTFNKWKEEFSAKYPNVEVVPDHYKYATDTFVPMAEAGEVPTIFETWFTEPQKLISGGFVKDITNELKARGWDKLMNPSIKDLLSKDGKIYGIPRDGYALGLYLNLDLFKKAGLINSDGTAKYPKTWDELANDAKIIKEKTGKAGFCLLAKDNAGGWHFSQIAWDFGAKLEIQRNGKWYANLNSPEAIAAMNFVKDLKWKYNALTDNPLNEDWASGFEAIGTGRAAMYLGAQDAVNQPTQVNGLPVDKLSIVPVPAGPGGQYSLMGGTPYMFSANATPDEINAAMNFLEIMGKAPVVTDESIAGLKADAENKVKSGVPVIPPFPLWTDSAYLKAQNDVISQYKNVNMALYDDYYNWIKKEGVLHPEEPQLTQDMYSELTKVLQAVLTDKNANVNELMNTANNNLQTLLDSNINK; from the coding sequence TTGAAAAAAATAACCAGATTATTAGTGATTCTTTTGGCATTAATTTTTATACTAACAGGATGTAATACTAATTCATCTATTAATAATAGCACAAATAATAAATCTGAGCAAGCTAAAAAGAAAGTTGTGCTTAAACTGGGAATTTGGCCTGAGGATACATTGACGAATGATATTCAAACATTTAATAAATGGAAGGAAGAGTTTTCTGCTAAATATCCAAATGTTGAAGTAGTACCAGATCATTATAAATATGCTACAGATACATTCGTACCAATGGCTGAAGCGGGTGAAGTTCCAACAATTTTTGAAACATGGTTTACTGAACCACAGAAATTAATATCTGGTGGATTTGTAAAGGATATAACAAATGAATTAAAAGCAAGAGGATGGGATAAACTTATGAATCCATCTATCAAGGACTTGCTTTCAAAGGATGGAAAGATATATGGAATACCGCGGGATGGATATGCTTTAGGATTGTATTTGAATCTTGATTTATTTAAAAAGGCGGGTTTAATTAATTCTGATGGAACAGCGAAATATCCGAAAACTTGGGATGAATTAGCTAATGATGCTAAAATCATAAAAGAAAAAACAGGAAAAGCAGGCTTTTGTTTGTTAGCTAAAGATAATGCGGGTGGTTGGCACTTTTCACAAATTGCATGGGACTTTGGAGCAAAATTAGAAATTCAACGAAATGGAAAATGGTATGCTAATCTTAATTCGCCTGAAGCTATAGCTGCAATGAATTTTGTAAAGGATTTAAAATGGAAATATAATGCTTTAACGGATAATCCGCTAAATGAGGATTGGGCCTCGGGATTTGAAGCTATAGGTACAGGAAGAGCTGCTATGTATCTTGGTGCACAAGATGCGGTGAATCAGCCAACACAAGTAAATGGTTTACCAGTTGATAAATTATCTATAGTACCTGTTCCAGCTGGCCCCGGGGGTCAATATTCGTTAATGGGTGGTACGCCTTATATGTTTAGTGCTAATGCAACGCCTGATGAAATTAATGCTGCTATGAATTTTTTGGAAATAATGGGCAAAGCTCCTGTTGTGACTGACGAATCTATAGCTGGTCTCAAAGCAGATGCAGAGAATAAAGTAAAAAGTGGCGTTCCTGTAATACCGCCATTCCCATTATGGACAGACAGTGCTTATCTTAAAGCGCAAAATGATGTAATATCTCAATACAAAAATGTAAATATGGCACTCTATGATGATTATTACAATTGGATTAAAAAAGAAGGTGTTTTGCATCCGGAAGAACCACAATTAACTCAGGATATGTATTCAGAACTAACAAAGGTTTTACAAGCAGTTCTGACCGATAAAAATGCTAATGTAAATGAGCTTATGAATACAGCTAACAATAATCTTCAAACCTTATTGGATAGCAATATTAATAAGTGA
- a CDS encoding aminotransferase class I/II-fold pyridoxal phosphate-dependent enzyme, giving the protein MTKYTQNDAPLFEALKNYVEENVYAFHVPGHKHGKGNKEFTQYVGSAVMGIDVNSMEDLDNLANPVSVIEEAHKLAAQAFGADYAYFLVNGTTSGIQAMIMAATEPGDKIIMPRNAHKSAFSALILSGAIPVYLYPEIDEDLDVALGISVDKVQEAILANPDAKAVLILNPTYYGITSELEKIIHLAHENNMAVLCDEAHGSHFYFHPDMPPGGITLGADICALSIHKTGGSMTQSSLLLSKGDRVEVSSIKSILNLLQSTSASYVLMASLDVARKQLATKGEEILAKVIELSEYAREEINKIDGLKAITQKDIMSPYMLDPTKLVINVSKTGMTGYEIMRELRLKYHIQLEMADLSNIMAIISLGDEKDDVEHLIRSLKEFVRMKKNHDEITTGNIIRPEVIVAPRDAYYSKSRSILLDDAEGEICAEMIMAYPPGIPMICPGERITKDIIERVKLLKMQHCQLQGTEDPNIDHIKVLGHVYKV; this is encoded by the coding sequence ATGACAAAATACACCCAAAATGATGCGCCTTTATTTGAGGCGCTAAAAAATTATGTAGAGGAAAATGTGTATGCCTTTCACGTTCCCGGGCACAAACATGGGAAGGGAAACAAAGAATTTACCCAGTACGTTGGAAGTGCAGTAATGGGCATTGATGTAAATAGCATGGAAGATTTAGATAATCTCGCAAATCCTGTAAGTGTAATAGAAGAAGCACATAAACTTGCGGCACAAGCATTTGGAGCAGATTATGCCTATTTTTTGGTCAATGGAACTACATCTGGAATACAAGCCATGATAATGGCAGCTACAGAGCCGGGAGATAAGATAATAATGCCGAGAAATGCCCATAAATCAGCTTTTTCAGCTCTCATCCTATCAGGGGCAATACCTGTTTACCTGTATCCTGAAATAGATGAGGATTTGGACGTAGCATTAGGGATTAGTGTTGACAAGGTACAAGAGGCGATTTTAGCTAATCCTGATGCTAAAGCAGTCCTCATACTGAATCCTACATATTACGGCATTACTTCAGAATTGGAAAAAATAATCCATTTGGCACATGAAAATAATATGGCAGTTTTGTGCGATGAGGCACACGGAAGCCATTTTTATTTTCATCCTGATATGCCCCCTGGCGGTATCACACTGGGAGCTGACATTTGTGCTCTTAGCATACATAAAACGGGAGGCTCAATGACACAAAGCTCCCTTCTTTTGTCTAAAGGGGATAGAGTGGAGGTATCTTCAATAAAGTCAATTTTAAACCTTTTACAGTCCACTTCTGCTTCATACGTTTTGATGGCGTCACTGGATGTAGCGAGAAAACAGTTAGCTACTAAAGGTGAAGAAATACTTGCGAAAGTCATCGAACTTTCAGAATACGCTCGCGAGGAAATCAACAAGATAGATGGGTTAAAAGCCATTACCCAGAAAGATATAATGAGCCCATACATGTTGGATCCCACTAAACTTGTCATAAATGTATCAAAGACAGGTATGACGGGATACGAGATAATGAGAGAACTGAGGCTTAAATATCATATTCAATTGGAGATGGCGGATCTTAGCAATATAATGGCAATAATAAGCCTTGGCGATGAAAAAGATGATGTAGAGCATCTAATACGCAGTTTAAAGGAGTTTGTCAGAATGAAGAAAAATCATGATGAAATAACAACAGGAAACATTATAAGGCCAGAAGTCATCGTTGCCCCAAGAGATGCGTATTACAGCAAAAGCAGATCAATTCTTTTGGATGATGCAGAAGGTGAAATATGTGCGGAGATGATTATGGCATATCCGCCGGGTATACCAATGATTTGCCCAGGCGAAAGGATAACAAAAGACATAATTGAAAGGGTAAAGCTGCTTAAAATGCAGCATTGTCAGCTTCAGGGCACGGAAGATCCAAACATAGATCATATAAAAGTTTTGGGACACGTGTATAAAGTTTGA
- a CDS encoding small, acid-soluble spore protein, alpha/beta type, whose amino-acid sequence MSRRRNSLMSDNLKEELAKELGVYDIVKTEGWGSVSSRDCGNLVKLAIKKAEESMVQNNNF is encoded by the coding sequence ATGAGTAGACGTCGCAATAGCCTCATGTCAGATAACCTGAAAGAGGAATTGGCAAAAGAGTTAGGCGTTTACGACATTGTAAAGACTGAAGGTTGGGGAAGTGTATCATCTCGTGACTGCGGCAATCTTGTAAAACTCGCTATCAAGAAAGCCGAGGAAAGTATGGTACAGAACAATAACTTCTAA
- the spoIIR gene encoding stage II sporulation protein R produces the protein MKRFIAIALIISTVFFFEISKNDDTYAMKKDISNKLIRFHVIANSDSKEDQSLKLKVRDAVIKSMNDKFIGATSLKESEEIIKKNIPYIQKIAQDTVYANGKNYGVKVMYGRFDFPTKYYGTITLPAGNYNALRIVIGKGEGKNWWCVMFPPLCFIDITHGLTSEETKKELSRFLSEDELSMIETEKPQVKFKVVEVLERYFNEIKMALKD, from the coding sequence ATGAAACGCTTTATTGCAATTGCACTAATAATTTCTACAGTATTTTTCTTTGAGATAAGTAAAAACGATGACACATACGCCATGAAAAAGGATATCTCAAATAAGCTTATCAGATTTCACGTCATAGCAAACAGCGATTCTAAAGAGGACCAAAGCCTAAAGCTAAAAGTGAGAGATGCTGTAATCAAAAGCATGAACGACAAATTCATTGGCGCGACAAGTCTAAAGGAGTCAGAAGAAATAATAAAGAAGAACATACCATACATACAGAAAATAGCGCAGGACACTGTTTACGCCAATGGGAAAAATTATGGTGTCAAAGTCATGTACGGTCGCTTTGACTTTCCTACAAAATACTACGGCACAATTACACTGCCTGCAGGAAATTACAATGCACTTAGGATTGTCATAGGAAAAGGAGAAGGGAAAAATTGGTGGTGCGTGATGTTTCCGCCGCTATGCTTTATCGATATAACCCATGGGCTTACAAGTGAAGAAACGAAGAAAGAATTAAGCAGGTTTTTGTCAGAAGATGAATTGTCCATGATAGAGACAGAAAAACCGCAGGTGAAATTTAAAGTCGTGGAAGTGTTGGAAAGATACTTTAATGAAATAAAAATGGCATTAAAAGATTAG
- a CDS encoding spore germination protein, with protein sequence MGFFNKLFKNKNNDNRESKDVESPKVKEDIEENIKYIKDMLKDSDDIIYREFWVGEEFQHKLELVFVDGLVDKGIINEHVMHSLMLDSRQAKPSIDEIKKNIYEVIKKAAITGGDIKEIDDLDKCITSILSGDTALFLDGHPKVVIISSRGWQMRSVAPPETEMVVRGAREGFTETLRVNTALVRRWIRDPKFKIKQMQIGKRSKTDIALLYIDDIVNKDLLSLIQERLKQIDIDGILESGYIEQLIEEDWHSPFPQMLNTERPDKVAASVLEGRIAILIDNSPFALIIPTTLATLFQSPEDYFERWMISSLLRILRFTAAIIALVGPSIYIAFTSYHPGMIPTKLALYIASTRQGVPFPAFMEALIMEATFELLREAGIRLPVPIGQTIGIVGGLIIGQAAVMAGIVSPLMVIVVAVTAVSSFSIPSYSAAIAFRLLRFVFMLLAAVLGLYGIMLGFILMLTHLVVLKSFGLPYLSPFVEINLSDLADTIIRAPLMVFKKRPPTLDTQDKKRMKDLRPEKIESVEVDRRDNNDKKQ encoded by the coding sequence TTGGGATTTTTCAATAAACTTTTCAAAAACAAAAACAATGACAATAGGGAAAGCAAAGATGTGGAAAGCCCAAAGGTGAAAGAAGACATTGAAGAAAATATAAAGTACATAAAGGATATGTTAAAAGATTCTGATGACATAATTTACAGGGAATTCTGGGTTGGAGAAGAATTTCAGCACAAATTGGAATTAGTCTTTGTGGATGGGCTTGTGGATAAAGGCATTATAAACGAGCACGTGATGCATTCTCTTATGCTTGATTCAAGGCAGGCAAAACCTTCAATTGATGAGATCAAAAAAAACATATACGAAGTAATCAAAAAGGCAGCCATAACTGGTGGCGACATAAAGGAAATCGATGATTTAGACAAATGCATAACATCTATACTTTCAGGTGATACGGCTCTTTTCTTAGACGGGCATCCTAAAGTTGTCATTATATCCAGCAGAGGATGGCAGATGAGATCTGTCGCACCTCCTGAGACAGAAATGGTTGTACGGGGTGCAAGAGAAGGTTTTACTGAGACTTTGAGGGTAAATACAGCTCTTGTCAGAAGGTGGATAAGGGATCCGAAGTTTAAGATAAAGCAGATGCAGATAGGGAAAAGGTCTAAGACGGACATTGCTTTGCTTTACATAGATGACATCGTCAATAAAGATTTATTGTCATTGATACAAGAAAGGCTTAAACAGATAGACATAGACGGCATTTTAGAAAGCGGCTACATTGAGCAGCTTATAGAGGAAGACTGGCATTCACCGTTTCCACAGATGCTTAACACCGAAAGACCTGATAAAGTTGCTGCATCAGTGTTGGAGGGAAGGATTGCCATACTCATTGACAATTCTCCTTTTGCTTTGATAATACCTACAACATTGGCTACACTTTTCCAATCACCGGAGGACTATTTTGAGAGGTGGATGATTTCTTCACTTCTCAGGATACTAAGGTTTACGGCGGCAATCATCGCACTTGTAGGTCCATCTATATACATAGCATTTACATCATATCATCCTGGTATGATACCTACAAAATTGGCTCTTTATATAGCTTCGACAAGGCAAGGGGTGCCATTTCCTGCATTTATGGAAGCGTTGATAATGGAAGCGACTTTTGAACTTTTAAGAGAAGCAGGTATAAGGCTTCCTGTTCCAATAGGACAGACGATAGGCATAGTAGGCGGTTTGATCATTGGTCAGGCTGCTGTGATGGCAGGAATCGTAAGCCCACTGATGGTGATAGTGGTAGCAGTGACGGCTGTTTCATCTTTCTCAATACCCAGCTACAGTGCTGCTATTGCCTTTAGGCTTTTAAGGTTTGTCTTTATGCTGCTGGCGGCCGTATTGGGACTATACGGTATAATGTTGGGCTTTATACTTATGCTGACACATTTAGTTGTACTTAAAAGCTTTGGACTTCCTTATCTGTCTCCGTTTGTAGAGATAAATTTAAGCGATCTGGCAGATACAATTATAAGAGCACCGCTAATGGTCTTTAAAAAGAGGCCGCCTACACTGGATACACAGGATAAGAAACGGATGAAAGATTTAAGGCCAGAAAAAATCGAAAGCGTAGAAGTAGACCGGAGGGATAATAATGATAAAAAACAATGA
- a CDS encoding GerAB/ArcD/ProY family transporter: MIKNNDKISENQLSILLFTTMLGAGVLSLPADVAKAAGPNGLIVILLGGLVALIFARIISFVASKFPTETFVEYSEKIMTKPVSVLLTIFLIVYFLIFCSLNLRIFGEVAKSYLLNSTPIEVIMITLIFTSAYIVRYGIEPIARMSEILFPVMVIPTMIILLPALTDIDLSNFLPVLRISPLRLAKGILQTTYSFVGFEILYVIFPYIQLGNKLKKSINVSFFSIIFFYLYITFFTIGIFGYKETSVQLWPLLTVIKSINFPGFFIENLESLIMGIWTFAVFTSISAFHYAATLSLSKLIKAREHSYLVIPLVPVIYFMALIPESIVEVYRYASYATYLTLFFVIILPLLMWAIVKLRHGGER; encoded by the coding sequence ATGATAAAAAACAATGACAAGATTTCAGAAAATCAGCTTTCCATACTGCTTTTTACCACTATGTTAGGAGCTGGCGTATTAAGCTTGCCTGCAGATGTGGCTAAAGCAGCAGGACCCAATGGTCTTATTGTGATACTTTTAGGAGGGCTTGTGGCTTTAATATTTGCCAGGATTATAAGTTTCGTGGCGTCAAAATTTCCAACGGAGACATTTGTAGAGTATTCTGAGAAGATTATGACTAAGCCTGTATCTGTTTTGCTTACGATATTTTTAATCGTGTATTTTTTGATTTTTTGCAGTTTAAATTTAAGGATATTTGGTGAAGTTGCCAAGTCGTATTTATTAAATAGCACTCCTATAGAGGTAATAATGATAACTTTGATCTTCACGTCGGCGTACATTGTGCGATATGGGATAGAACCTATTGCAAGGATGTCAGAGATACTTTTCCCAGTAATGGTTATACCTACCATGATCATCCTTTTGCCTGCTTTAACAGATATAGATTTAAGCAATTTTCTGCCTGTACTTAGAATTTCTCCTTTAAGGCTTGCAAAAGGCATTTTGCAGACTACTTACAGCTTTGTGGGATTTGAAATATTGTACGTCATATTTCCGTACATTCAATTGGGAAATAAGCTTAAAAAAAGCATAAATGTATCTTTTTTTTCTATAATATTTTTTTATCTTTACATTACGTTTTTCACCATAGGTATATTCGGGTACAAGGAAACAAGTGTCCAATTGTGGCCATTGCTTACAGTCATAAAATCCATCAACTTTCCGGGTTTTTTCATTGAAAATCTCGAAAGCCTTATAATGGGTATTTGGACGTTTGCAGTGTTTACATCTATATCGGCTTTTCATTATGCTGCCACACTAAGTTTGTCAAAGCTTATAAAGGCAAGGGAACATTCATATCTTGTTATACCGCTTGTGCCTGTCATATACTTCATGGCGCTTATACCCGAATCAATCGTAGAGGTGTACAGATACGCATCATACGCTACATATTTGACGCTGTTTTTTGTGATTATCCTTCCTTTATTAATGTGGGCTATAGTGAAGTTAAGGCATGGAGGTGAAAGGTAA
- the sleB gene encoding spore cortex-lytic enzyme — MKNYSVSRVKVVLLILILFTTFCVELSTLNMSMKTMANLYWGNSGSDVSRVQSRLKDWGYYDGPVDGFFGVRTWLAVRKFQANNGLNVTGIVDDQTKVALGFNISKYTSISSTYTPATSTTTNDDVYLLAMLINGEARGEPFIGKVAVGAVVMNRVRSPMFPHTIAGVIFQPGAFSAVDDGQMWLPPTQDCIRAAQDAIAGWDPTGGALYYYNASRVQNYWIFNRPIITQIGNHIFAR; from the coding sequence ATGAAAAACTATTCCGTTTCAAGAGTAAAAGTAGTTTTGCTTATATTAATATTATTTACGACTTTTTGCGTCGAGCTAAGCACGTTAAACATGTCCATGAAGACAATGGCGAATTTGTATTGGGGCAATTCTGGCTCGGATGTATCGAGAGTTCAATCAAGGTTAAAAGATTGGGGATATTACGACGGACCTGTAGATGGATTTTTTGGAGTCAGAACATGGCTGGCTGTGAGAAAATTTCAAGCCAATAATGGACTCAATGTGACTGGAATTGTGGACGATCAGACGAAAGTAGCTTTAGGATTTAATATTAGCAAATATACTTCAATATCAAGCACATACACTCCAGCAACATCTACTACTACAAACGACGATGTATATCTTTTGGCGATGCTTATAAACGGTGAAGCAAGAGGTGAGCCTTTTATAGGTAAAGTAGCCGTTGGAGCAGTTGTGATGAACAGAGTAAGGTCACCGATGTTTCCACATACGATTGCAGGGGTGATTTTCCAACCTGGAGCATTTTCTGCGGTTGATGATGGGCAAATGTGGCTTCCTCCCACTCAGGACTGCATAAGAGCCGCTCAAGATGCAATAGCAGGATGGGATCCAACAGGTGGAGCACTGTACTATTACAATGCATCGAGAGTACAAAATTACTGGATTTTTAACAGGCCAATAATAACGCAGATTGGCAACCATATATTTGCAAGGTAG